A part of Lacinutrix sp. 5H-3-7-4 genomic DNA contains:
- a CDS encoding catalase has translation MAKKSTGKHSKTQKIKDLEANRVDYDNSAMTTNQGLKVNDTNNSLKSGERGSTLLEDFLLREKITHFDHERIPERIVHARGSGAHGYFELTKSIKKYSKAGIFNDTERKTPVFARFSTVAGSKGSPDLARDVRGFAVKFYTEEGTWDLVGNNMPIFFIQDAMKFPDLIHSVKPEPNNEIPQAASAHDTFYDFVSHTTETLHNHIWAMSDRAIPRSLRMMEGFGIHTFRLINDKNESHFVKFHWKPKLGAHSVTWDEAVKINGADADFHRRDLWEAIDAGHFPEWELGIQVVPEADEHKFDFDLLDPTKLIPEELVPVEIIGKMVLNRNPDNFFAETEQVAFLPGHIVPGIDFTNDPLLQGRLFSYRDTQLSRLGTPNFHQIPINKPITKVHNNERDGHMQMDIPKGQGAYFPNTLMGGCPHLNAMADGGFTHYEERIDAKKIRGRSESFSDHFSQPALFYRSLSDWEKEHVAGAYSFELGKCTQKHIKERMLWLINKINNDLALTVAKNLGLEIPKSIEEPINQAIGADADVEKHQPGDAKNYLDKDEALSQANTKFDSIETRQIAVLVANGFDMKAFKKMKSLLEDEGAMLKLIAPHGGTVKCSEAMDHEVDAAISTTESVLFDAIYIPGGKDAIKKLIDTPKYTKFLNEAFKHCKAIAADDEAEDLIDNTFIKDYKDDGAVFINEKPKAFRDAIAKHRYWKRRDVAAKVPA, from the coding sequence ATGGCAAAAAAATCAACAGGAAAACACTCCAAAACACAAAAGATAAAAGACCTTGAGGCAAATCGTGTAGATTACGATAATAGCGCGATGACAACTAACCAAGGTTTAAAAGTTAATGATACAAATAATTCATTAAAATCTGGCGAGCGTGGTTCAACATTACTCGAAGATTTTTTATTAAGAGAAAAAATTACACATTTCGATCACGAACGCATTCCAGAACGAATAGTTCATGCAAGAGGTAGTGGCGCTCATGGTTATTTTGAGCTTACAAAAAGTATAAAAAAATATAGTAAAGCAGGAATATTTAATGATACAGAACGTAAAACACCAGTATTTGCCCGTTTTTCTACTGTAGCAGGCTCTAAAGGTTCTCCAGATTTAGCTAGAGATGTTAGAGGTTTTGCTGTTAAGTTTTATACAGAAGAAGGTACTTGGGATTTAGTTGGTAATAATATGCCAATTTTCTTTATTCAAGATGCTATGAAATTTCCAGATTTAATTCACTCTGTAAAACCAGAACCAAATAATGAAATTCCTCAGGCAGCTTCTGCACACGATACATTTTACGATTTTGTTTCGCATACAACCGAAACTTTACACAATCATATTTGGGCAATGAGTGATCGTGCTATTCCTAGAAGTTTAAGGATGATGGAAGGTTTTGGTATTCATACTTTTAGATTGATAAACGATAAAAACGAATCACATTTTGTAAAATTTCATTGGAAACCAAAATTAGGTGCGCATTCTGTTACTTGGGATGAAGCGGTTAAGATAAATGGAGCTGATGCCGATTTCCATAGGCGTGATTTATGGGAAGCTATTGACGCTGGTCATTTTCCAGAATGGGAATTAGGTATTCAAGTTGTACCAGAAGCAGATGAGCATAAATTCGATTTTGACTTGTTAGACCCAACAAAATTAATTCCTGAAGAATTAGTACCTGTTGAAATTATAGGAAAAATGGTTTTAAATAGAAATCCAGATAACTTTTTTGCAGAAACAGAACAAGTCGCATTTTTACCAGGACATATTGTTCCAGGAATCGATTTTACAAACGATCCATTATTACAAGGTAGATTGTTTTCTTATCGAGATACGCAGTTGTCAAGATTAGGAACACCAAATTTTCATCAAATACCAATAAATAAGCCTATAACAAAAGTTCATAACAATGAGCGAGATGGGCATATGCAAATGGATATTCCTAAAGGTCAAGGCGCTTATTTCCCAAATACTTTAATGGGAGGTTGCCCACATCTTAATGCTATGGCAGATGGAGGTTTTACACATTATGAAGAGCGTATTGATGCTAAAAAAATAAGAGGTAGAAGCGAAAGTTTTAGCGATCATTTTTCTCAACCCGCTTTATTTTATAGAAGTTTATCAGATTGGGAAAAAGAACACGTTGCAGGTGCTTATTCTTTTGAGTTAGGAAAATGTACGCAAAAGCATATTAAAGAACGTATGTTGTGGCTTATTAATAAAATTAATAATGATTTAGCTCTAACTGTTGCTAAAAATTTAGGATTAGAAATACCAAAAAGTATTGAAGAGCCAATTAATCAAGCTATTGGTGCAGATGCAGATGTTGAAAAACACCAACCAGGCGATGCCAAAAACTATTTAGATAAAGATGAAGCACTAAGTCAGGCTAATACTAAATTTGATTCTATTGAAACAAGACAAATTGCAGTACTTGTTGCAAATGGTTTTGATATGAAAGCCTTTAAGAAAATGAAATCGCTTTTAGAAGATGAAGGTGCTATGCTTAAATTAATTGCTCCTCATGGAGGTACAGTAAAATGTAGTGAAGCTATGGATCACGAAGTTGATGCAGCAATTTCTACAACCGAAAGTGTTTTGTTTGATGCTATTTATATACCAGGAGGAAAAGATGCAATTAAAAAACTTATAGATACACCAAAGTATACCAAATTTTTAAACGAAGCATTTAAGCACTGTAAAGCTATTGCTGCAGATGATGAAGCTGAAGATTTAATAGATAATACTTTTATTAAAGATTATAAAGATGATGGTGCAGTATTTATTAACGAAAAGCCTAAAGCATTTAGAGATGCTATTGCTAAACATAGGTACTGGAAAAGGCGTGATGTTGCAGCTAAAGTTCCTGCATAA
- a CDS encoding DUF983 domain-containing protein: MKLLKGTKINSIFTGSCPVCQNESMYSVQNPYKVTSTLTMEEQCSHCNTKYQIEPSFFFGAMYVSYPVGLIFGGFSLFLSYIVLELSLLTSYIILVLFMLLCLPIILRLSRNIWINIFMKYDKSKAE, translated from the coding sequence ATGAAGTTATTAAAAGGCACGAAAATAAACAGTATTTTCACAGGAAGTTGTCCTGTTTGTCAAAATGAAAGTATGTATTCTGTACAAAATCCATACAAAGTAACTAGTACTTTAACGATGGAAGAGCAATGCAGCCATTGTAATACAAAATACCAGATTGAACCCTCTTTCTTTTTTGGAGCAATGTATGTTAGCTATCCTGTTGGTTTAATTTTTGGTGGTTTTTCTTTATTTCTTTCATATATAGTTTTAGAACTGTCTTTATTAACTTCTTACATTATTTTAGTATTGTTTATGCTTCTTTGCTTACCTATAATTTTAAGATTATCTAGAAATATTTGGATTAATATTTTTATGAAATACGACAAAAGCAAAGCAGAGTAA
- a CDS encoding AraC family transcriptional regulator yields the protein MKNLPVLSINQFEQQESLTNFYSNDLSTHLKQNAKIVHKSHSHDFYLCVCFTAGEGIHEIDFNSYNIAKGSVFFLRPGQTHRWHFTSPAKGFIFFHTAAFFQFQFTNINLNQFPFYFSLENPPMLQLDDFQLNSVVSHFSIINTEYKGKLAYKKEKIASLINLAYIDLSRYYTANVSKKDVVSSSYLSILKALELEIELHFKAEKTVQFYADALNITAKHLNRVTRATINKTTSEFILDRVILEAKRLIVHSNNSLSIIAESLGYFDYAHFSKLFKSKVGITALAFKKKHSD from the coding sequence ATGAAAAATCTACCTGTTTTAAGTATAAATCAATTTGAGCAGCAAGAAAGTCTTACTAATTTTTATAGCAACGATTTAAGTACACATTTAAAACAGAATGCTAAAATTGTACATAAATCACATAGCCATGATTTTTATCTATGTGTATGCTTTACTGCTGGAGAAGGTATTCATGAGATAGATTTTAACAGCTATAATATAGCCAAAGGCAGTGTGTTTTTTTTACGTCCAGGACAAACACATCGATGGCATTTTACAAGCCCAGCAAAAGGTTTTATTTTTTTTCATACTGCAGCTTTTTTTCAATTTCAGTTTACTAATATTAATTTAAATCAGTTTCCTTTTTATTTTTCATTAGAGAACCCACCAATGCTTCAGCTTGATGATTTTCAGTTAAATAGTGTTGTGTCTCATTTTAGTATTATTAATACTGAATATAAAGGAAAACTAGCTTATAAAAAAGAAAAAATAGCAAGTTTAATAAACTTGGCATATATAGATTTATCAAGATATTATACCGCAAATGTTTCAAAAAAAGATGTAGTCTCATCTTCATATTTAAGTATTTTAAAGGCTTTAGAATTAGAAATAGAATTACATTTTAAAGCAGAAAAAACGGTTCAGTTTTATGCAGATGCTTTAAATATTACGGCTAAACATTTAAATAGGGTAACAAGAGCGACAATTAATAAAACAACTTCAGAGTTTATTCTAGATCGAGTAATTTTAGAAGCAAAACGATTAATAGTTCATTCTAATAATTCATTATCTATAATTGCAGAATCTTTAGGTTATTTTGATTATGCGCATTTTTCTAAACTATTTAAGTCTAAGGTTGGTATAACTGCTTTAGCGTTTAAAAAGAAACACTCAGATTAA
- a CDS encoding NUDIX domain-containing protein, translated as MKLEKILNISVDCVVFGYDTTTKSLNILLIKRHLENEGKVLVDDYVLTGYHMYNHETLDDTATRVLKELTGLTNQYKKQFKAFGNPDRLTNEKDLLWIKNEEFDTRTVTVAYYFLLNTEDVDIESNMNNARWFPLNNLPELGFDHNKIIKEAYEDLKEKCLSEPIIFKLLPDKFTINDVQDLYESILGIEIDNRNFRRKLINKKYIIALDEKQVGVSKRPAQLYMFSKDIYDKMFQKNYLISI; from the coding sequence ATGAAGCTTGAAAAAATATTAAATATCTCTGTAGATTGTGTTGTTTTTGGATATGATACAACTACAAAATCTTTAAATATTTTATTAATAAAAAGACACTTAGAAAATGAAGGGAAAGTTTTGGTTGATGATTATGTTTTAACTGGATACCACATGTACAATCACGAAACTTTAGATGATACTGCAACTAGAGTTTTAAAAGAGTTAACAGGCTTAACAAACCAATATAAAAAACAATTTAAAGCTTTTGGTAACCCAGATCGTTTAACAAATGAAAAAGATTTACTTTGGATTAAAAATGAAGAGTTTGATACTAGAACTGTTACTGTTGCTTATTATTTTTTATTAAATACAGAAGATGTTGATATTGAAAGCAACATGAATAATGCTAGATGGTTTCCTTTAAATAATTTACCCGAGTTAGGATTTGACCACAATAAAATTATTAAAGAAGCTTATGAGGATTTAAAAGAAAAATGCCTCTCTGAACCTATTATCTTTAAATTGTTACCAGATAAATTTACAATTAATGATGTACAAGATTTATACGAATCTATTTTAGGAATAGAAATAGATAACAGAAATTTTAGAAGAAAATTAATTAATAAAAAATATATTATTGCTTTAGACGAAAAACAAGTAGGCGTCTCAAAAAGACCAGCACAACTGTACATGTTTAGCAAGGATATTTACGATAAAATGTTTCAGAAAAACTATCTAATTAGTATATAA
- a CDS encoding substrate-binding domain-containing protein produces the protein MKTKSSIINFKKLCFPILVLLLCFNFFSCAEQLNEVETSTNTSEETGDIFESKIDLTSKKIGYCSPSLNAPYYQALWNSIKTTTEKNGMQFLSADGQGDINKQIAAVEDLITKGVDALLLNPKDPDALVGVTKIAKAAGIPVFIIDSSISPEAEFVTTIQSNNLANGELAGEWLAKKFGSKPMNIALLSGNAGNPVGRTRKQGLLQGITEEQLRTQGKINLNVKTQAYTEWSYAGGLQAMEDILVAHPDVNVVITESDVCVLGAIKAIAQAGKTDDILIVAGADGQKEAIKYIMETDFYGCTAMNSPVQIGKNAVQYAIEYMNGKTDFDKKSYTAPLLITKENAAKYYNPNAIF, from the coding sequence ATGAAAACAAAATCTTCAATAATCAATTTTAAAAAATTGTGTTTTCCAATACTAGTGCTTTTATTGTGTTTTAATTTCTTTAGTTGTGCAGAGCAATTAAACGAGGTAGAAACTTCAACTAATACTTCAGAAGAAACAGGAGATATTTTTGAGAGTAAAATAGATTTAACTAGCAAAAAAATTGGTTACTGTTCACCATCATTAAACGCTCCTTATTACCAGGCTTTATGGAATAGTATAAAAACTACTACAGAAAAAAACGGAATGCAATTTTTATCTGCAGATGGTCAAGGCGATATTAACAAACAAATTGCAGCTGTAGAAGATTTAATTACAAAAGGAGTGGATGCATTATTGCTAAATCCTAAAGATCCTGATGCTTTGGTTGGTGTTACTAAAATTGCAAAAGCTGCAGGAATACCTGTTTTTATTATTGATAGTTCTATTAGTCCTGAAGCAGAATTTGTTACCACCATACAATCTAACAATTTAGCAAATGGCGAATTGGCAGGAGAATGGCTAGCTAAAAAGTTTGGAAGCAAACCAATGAACATCGCTTTATTAAGCGGAAATGCAGGAAACCCAGTGGGTCGCACTCGTAAACAAGGTTTATTACAAGGAATTACAGAAGAACAATTACGTACTCAAGGAAAAATTAATTTAAATGTAAAAACACAAGCGTATACCGAGTGGTCTTATGCGGGAGGATTGCAGGCAATGGAAGATATTTTAGTTGCGCATCCCGATGTTAATGTAGTGATTACAGAATCGGATGTTTGTGTATTAGGTGCTATTAAAGCGATTGCACAAGCTGGTAAAACAGATGATATTTTAATTGTTGCTGGTGCAGACGGACAAAAAGAAGCGATTAAATATATCATGGAAACCGATTTTTATGGTTGTACAGCAATGAATAGTCCTGTGCAAATTGGTAAAAATGCAGTGCAATATGCAATTGAATACATGAATGGTAAAACCGATTTTGATAAAAAATCATACACAGCACCTTTATTAATTACCAAAGAGAATGCAGCTAAGTACTACAATCCAAACGCGATATTTTAA